A part of Streptomyces sp. NBC_01235 genomic DNA contains:
- a CDS encoding DUF3140 domain-containing protein has product MTDALELDALWEDFHRAVNMTSQELAAWLRVRDADTSAEPLPEEAGSPTGQHVLAILQKRRTDLTDDDIRVMYRVVDTVAEQADVENEPASEETRRRHRLMTIGHDPLRP; this is encoded by the coding sequence ATGACTGACGCCCTCGAACTTGACGCGCTGTGGGAGGACTTCCACCGCGCGGTGAACATGACCTCACAGGAACTGGCCGCCTGGCTGCGGGTGCGCGACGCCGACACGAGCGCGGAGCCGCTGCCCGAAGAGGCGGGCAGCCCGACCGGACAGCACGTGCTGGCGATCCTGCAGAAGCGGCGCACCGACCTGACCGACGACGACATCCGGGTGATGTACCGGGTCGTCGACACGGTCGCCGAGCAGGCGGACGTGGAGAACGAGCCCGCGTCCGAGGAGACGCGCCGCCGCCACCGCCTGATGACGATCGGCCACGACCCGCTCAGGCCCTAG
- a CDS encoding alpha/beta hydrolase translates to MTEHVLTGTRGTIAVREWPHPSPRLLALVVHGYGEHAGRYEELADVLRGHGAAVFAPDHMGHGRSAGERVVIEDFEDVVTDVHAVAELARAAHPDLPLVVIGHSMGGLIAARYAQRHGDTLAALVLSGPVIGGWKLPEQLLAHEEIPDIPVRPAALSRDPAVGAAYAADPLVWHGPMKRPTLEAFARTLETVAKDGDIGPLPLLWLHGDDDRLVPLPGSRTGVERLSGGAATERIYPGARHEVFNETNKAEVFADVTRFLDGVL, encoded by the coding sequence ATGACCGAACACGTCCTCACCGGGACCCGCGGCACGATCGCCGTGCGGGAGTGGCCGCATCCGAGCCCCCGCCTCCTCGCCCTCGTGGTGCACGGCTACGGCGAGCACGCCGGCCGTTACGAGGAACTCGCCGACGTCCTGCGGGGACACGGGGCGGCCGTCTTCGCCCCCGACCACATGGGGCACGGCCGGTCGGCGGGCGAGCGCGTGGTGATCGAGGACTTCGAGGACGTGGTCACCGATGTGCACGCGGTCGCGGAACTCGCCCGGGCCGCGCACCCGGACCTCCCGCTGGTCGTGATCGGCCACTCCATGGGCGGGCTGATCGCGGCCCGGTACGCCCAGCGCCACGGCGACACGCTCGCCGCGCTGGTGCTGTCCGGCCCGGTGATCGGCGGCTGGAAGCTGCCGGAACAGCTGCTGGCGCACGAGGAGATCCCCGACATCCCCGTCCGTCCCGCCGCCCTCTCCCGCGACCCGGCGGTCGGCGCGGCGTACGCGGCGGATCCGCTGGTCTGGCACGGGCCGATGAAACGGCCGACGCTGGAGGCCTTCGCACGGACCCTGGAGACCGTCGCCAAGGACGGCGACATCGGCCCGCTGCCGCTGCTGTGGCTGCACGGCGACGACGACCGGCTGGTCCCGCTGCCCGGCAGCCGGACCGGGGTGGAGCGGCTGAGCGGTGGCGCGGCGACCGAACGGATCTACCCCGGGGCCCGGCACGAGGTCTTCAACGAGACGAACAAGGCGGAGGTGTTCGCGGACGTGACGCGCTTCCTGGACGGGGTCCTCTGA
- a CDS encoding thiolase family protein, with product MRPVHFAAARRTPVGRLRGALSGVRPDDLAAAVIRGLVADVPALDPARIDDVYWGAANQAGEDNRNVARMAALLAGLPETVPGATVNRLCASGLEAVTTAARTIAAGEADIVLAGGSESMSRAPFVLARPDEALPHRVETVDTRLGWRLVNPAMKDLHGLLAMGETAEEVAERYGISRALQDEFALRSHRLAALARKNGHFDDELLPVRRPDGVVVDADEGIREDTSLEKLASLKPVFREGGTVTAGNASPMNDGAAGLLLVSEEALNELGLESLGRYVAGASAGVHPDVMGIGPVPATRKALARAEWGVEDVQEAEFNEAFAAQVLACVDQLGIDPDLVNPSGGAIALGHPLGCSGARILTTLLHRMRRTGAERGLATMCVGVGQGTAVLVERH from the coding sequence GTGCGCCCCGTCCACTTCGCGGCAGCCCGCCGCACCCCCGTCGGCAGACTGCGCGGAGCCCTGTCCGGCGTGCGGCCCGACGATCTCGCCGCGGCCGTCATCCGCGGCCTGGTCGCCGACGTGCCGGCTCTCGACCCGGCCCGGATCGACGACGTGTACTGGGGCGCCGCCAACCAGGCGGGCGAGGACAACCGCAACGTCGCCCGGATGGCCGCCCTGCTCGCCGGCCTCCCCGAGACCGTGCCCGGCGCCACGGTGAACCGGCTGTGCGCCTCCGGGCTCGAGGCCGTCACGACGGCCGCCCGCACCATCGCCGCCGGCGAGGCCGACATCGTGCTCGCGGGCGGCTCCGAGTCGATGAGCCGCGCCCCCTTCGTGCTGGCCCGCCCCGACGAGGCTCTCCCGCACCGGGTGGAGACCGTCGACACCCGGCTCGGCTGGCGCCTGGTCAACCCCGCGATGAAGGATCTCCACGGTCTGCTCGCCATGGGGGAGACGGCCGAGGAGGTCGCCGAGCGGTACGGCATCTCCCGCGCCCTCCAGGACGAGTTCGCCCTGCGCAGTCACCGACTGGCCGCACTGGCCCGGAAGAACGGTCACTTCGACGACGAACTCCTGCCCGTGCGCCGCCCGGACGGTGTGGTGGTCGACGCCGACGAGGGCATCCGCGAGGACACCTCGCTCGAGAAGCTCGCGAGCCTGAAGCCCGTCTTCCGTGAGGGCGGCACGGTCACCGCGGGCAACGCCTCGCCCATGAACGACGGCGCCGCGGGACTCCTCCTCGTCAGCGAGGAGGCACTCAACGAACTGGGGCTGGAGTCCCTGGGCCGCTACGTCGCCGGCGCCTCCGCCGGCGTCCACCCCGACGTGATGGGCATCGGACCGGTCCCCGCCACCCGCAAGGCCCTGGCCCGCGCCGAGTGGGGCGTCGAGGACGTCCAGGAGGCCGAGTTCAACGAGGCGTTCGCCGCCCAGGTGCTCGCCTGCGTCGACCAGCTCGGCATCGACCCGGACCTGGTCAACCCCAGCGGCGGCGCGATCGCCCTCGGCCACCCGCTGGGCTGCTCGGGCGCGCGCATCCTCACCACCCTCCTGCACCGCATGCGTCGCACGGGAGCCGAACGCGGGCTCGCCACGATGTGCGTGGGCGTCGGGCAGGGCACCGCCGTGCTGGTGGAGCGGCACTGA
- a CDS encoding sulfite exporter TauE/SafE family protein has translation MNTMTLWHITGWEFVALALAALLVGFSKTAVSGANTVSLAIFAAILPAKASTGVLLPILIAGDVLAVLTYRRHAHWPTLWRLFPAVAAGVVFGTLFLVWADDGIVRTSIGAILLLMAGVTVWRRRTADATDEPDAVVTRAGRIKARSYGVLGGFTTMVANAGGPVMSMYLLSAGFRKLGFLGTSAFFFLIVNVSKVPFSAGLGLIDGHSLLLDAALVAFVVPGALLGKWAVHRINQRLFERLVIAATVVGGLQLLLR, from the coding sequence ATGAACACGATGACGTTGTGGCACATCACCGGCTGGGAGTTCGTCGCGCTCGCCCTCGCGGCCCTGCTGGTCGGCTTCTCCAAGACGGCTGTCAGCGGGGCCAACACGGTCAGCCTGGCGATCTTCGCGGCGATCCTGCCCGCCAAGGCCTCCACGGGCGTCCTGCTGCCGATCCTGATCGCCGGCGACGTCCTGGCCGTCCTCACCTACCGGCGGCACGCCCACTGGCCCACGCTGTGGCGGCTGTTCCCGGCGGTCGCGGCCGGCGTGGTCTTCGGCACGCTCTTCCTGGTGTGGGCCGACGACGGGATCGTCCGGACGTCGATCGGCGCGATCCTGCTGCTGATGGCCGGCGTCACGGTGTGGCGGCGCCGCACGGCCGACGCGACGGACGAACCCGACGCGGTGGTCACCCGGGCCGGCCGGATCAAGGCCCGCTCCTACGGCGTCCTCGGCGGCTTCACCACGATGGTCGCCAACGCGGGCGGCCCGGTGATGTCGATGTACCTGCTCTCGGCCGGCTTCCGCAAACTCGGCTTCCTCGGCACCTCCGCGTTCTTCTTCCTGATCGTCAACGTCTCGAAGGTGCCCTTCAGCGCGGGCCTCGGCCTCATCGACGGCCACTCGCTGCTCCTGGACGCCGCCCTCGTCGCGTTCGTCGTCCCCGGCGCGCTGCTCGGCAAGTGGGCGGTGCACCGCATCAACCAGCGGCTGTTCGAGCGACTGGTGATCGCGGCGACGGTGGTGGGCGGCCTGCAACTGCTGCTTCGCTAG
- a CDS encoding HAD-IIA family hydrolase — translation MDAVRAVLIDIDGVLTVSWKPLPGTVEALRAVREAGLGVALVTNTTSRTRASIARTLAEAGFAVAAEDVLTAPAVTAAHLAERYPQARCTLLNSGDIGADLTGVTLVDDDAADVDVVVVGGAGPEFGYEALDRAFGHLQRGARLVAMHRNLYWRTDAGLRLDSGAFVTGLEAAARVTAEVTGKPSPAFFAAALRHLGVGADEALMVGDDIESDVLAAQRAGITGVLVRTGKYLPETHRSASGTPDHVIDSFADLPGLLRR, via the coding sequence ATGGACGCGGTGCGTGCCGTACTCATCGACATCGACGGGGTTCTCACCGTCTCCTGGAAGCCGCTGCCCGGCACGGTCGAGGCGCTGCGGGCGGTCCGGGAGGCGGGGCTCGGCGTCGCCCTGGTGACCAACACGACCTCCCGTACCCGCGCCTCGATCGCACGGACGCTGGCGGAGGCGGGGTTTGCGGTGGCCGCCGAGGACGTCCTCACCGCGCCCGCCGTCACCGCCGCGCATCTCGCCGAGCGGTACCCGCAGGCGCGCTGCACGCTGCTGAACAGCGGTGACATCGGGGCGGACCTGACCGGCGTCACCCTGGTCGACGACGACGCGGCGGACGTCGACGTGGTGGTCGTCGGCGGGGCCGGGCCCGAGTTCGGGTACGAGGCGCTTGACCGGGCCTTCGGGCATCTCCAGCGGGGCGCGCGGCTGGTGGCGATGCACCGGAACCTGTACTGGCGTACCGACGCGGGACTGCGGCTGGACTCCGGTGCGTTCGTGACCGGGCTGGAGGCGGCCGCACGGGTGACGGCGGAGGTGACCGGGAAGCCGTCCCCCGCGTTCTTCGCGGCGGCGCTGCGTCACCTCGGGGTGGGCGCGGACGAGGCGCTGATGGTGGGCGACGACATCGAGTCGGACGTCCTGGCGGCGCAGCGGGCCGGGATCACCGGGGTACTGGTGAGGACGGGCAAGTACCTGCCCGAGACGCACCGGTCCGCGAGCGGCACGCCCGATCACGTCATCGACTCCTTCGCCGACCTGCCGGGCCTCCTGCGGCGATAG
- a CDS encoding PaaI family thioesterase, with protein MRLVQAGSMSDVPSIGRLLGMRFDEVEHGRVVVSLGTRPDFANPLGTVHGGIAATLLDSALGCAIHTTLPAGTGYTTLELKVNYIRAARTDGQTLTAEGNVIHVGRRTATADGRVLDERGRLIAHATTTCMILPADG; from the coding sequence ATGCGTCTCGTCCAGGCCGGGAGCATGAGCGACGTGCCGTCCATCGGGCGGCTGCTCGGCATGCGTTTCGACGAGGTGGAGCACGGGCGTGTCGTGGTCTCGCTGGGCACCCGGCCGGACTTCGCCAACCCCCTCGGCACCGTGCACGGCGGCATCGCGGCGACCCTGCTGGACTCGGCGCTGGGCTGCGCGATCCACACCACCCTCCCCGCCGGTACGGGCTACACGACGCTGGAACTGAAGGTGAACTACATCCGGGCCGCCCGCACCGACGGCCAGACCCTCACCGCCGAGGGCAACGTGATCCACGTGGGCCGCCGCACCGCCACCGCCGACGGCAGGGTGCTCGACGAGCGTGGCCGGCTGATCGCACACGCGACGACCACCTGCATGATCCTCCCGGCGGACGGCTGA
- a CDS encoding enoyl-CoA hydratase-related protein — protein sequence MPTLDRQDTVFVLDLGDGENRFHPDWIAAVGSALDEVEKADGPRALVTAATGKFYSNGLDLDWLFAHADRHVDYVVSVHGLFARLLTLPVVTVAALQGHTFAAGAMFSLAHDVRVMRADRGFWCLPEADINIPFTPGMSALIQARLALAPRSAHEAMVTARRYGGHDALAAGIVDHAVDEDAVRATTVEIAAAQAGKAGDTLRTIKSRLYAPVLAALRDTDNPLGD from the coding sequence ATGCCCACGCTCGACCGCCAGGACACCGTCTTCGTCCTCGATCTCGGCGACGGCGAGAACCGGTTCCACCCCGACTGGATCGCGGCCGTGGGCAGCGCGCTGGACGAGGTGGAGAAGGCGGACGGGCCGCGTGCCCTGGTGACCGCCGCCACCGGGAAGTTCTACTCCAACGGCCTCGACCTGGACTGGTTGTTCGCCCACGCCGACCGGCACGTGGACTACGTCGTCTCGGTCCACGGACTCTTCGCGCGGCTGCTGACCCTGCCCGTGGTGACCGTGGCCGCGTTGCAGGGGCACACCTTCGCGGCGGGCGCGATGTTCTCGCTGGCCCACGACGTCCGTGTGATGCGCGCCGACCGCGGTTTCTGGTGCCTGCCCGAGGCCGACATCAACATCCCCTTCACCCCCGGCATGTCCGCCCTCATCCAGGCCAGGCTCGCCCTCGCCCCGCGGTCCGCGCACGAGGCCATGGTCACGGCCCGGCGCTACGGCGGCCATGACGCGCTGGCCGCCGGGATCGTCGACCACGCGGTCGACGAGGACGCCGTACGCGCCACCACCGTCGAGATCGCCGCGGCACAGGCCGGCAAGGCGGGCGACACGCTGCGCACCATCAAGTCCCGCCTGTACGCGCCCGTCCTGGCCGCGCTGCGGGACACCGACAATCCCCTGGGCGACTGA
- a CDS encoding TetR/AcrR family transcriptional regulator: MSPRRSDSRERMVTSAAALLGEHGAGGVSIDRVLAHSGAPRGSVYHHFPGGRTQLIDEAVVFAGDFIAGLIDAAMDDPDPLRAVDGFFTLWRERLLRSDFRVGCPVVAVAVETDDGAPEHARSAAAAFARWQEALAALLLRHGLPEERARRLAAFVVAAVEGAVVMCRTERSTTPIDAVAAEVRALLEHALRSVGRES, translated from the coding sequence GTGAGCCCGCGCAGGAGCGACAGCCGCGAGCGGATGGTCACCAGTGCCGCCGCTCTGCTCGGGGAGCACGGGGCGGGCGGCGTGAGCATCGACCGGGTGCTCGCCCACAGCGGGGCCCCGCGCGGCTCGGTGTACCACCACTTTCCCGGCGGCAGGACCCAGCTGATCGACGAGGCGGTGGTGTTCGCCGGGGACTTCATCGCCGGCCTGATCGACGCCGCCATGGACGACCCCGACCCGCTGCGGGCCGTCGACGGGTTCTTCACGCTGTGGCGGGAGCGTCTCCTCCGCAGCGACTTCCGGGTCGGCTGTCCCGTGGTGGCGGTCGCCGTGGAGACCGACGACGGCGCCCCGGAGCACGCCCGCTCGGCAGCGGCGGCCTTCGCCCGCTGGCAGGAGGCCCTGGCCGCCCTGCTGCTGCGCCACGGCCTGCCCGAGGAGCGCGCGCGACGGCTGGCCGCGTTCGTGGTGGCCGCCGTCGAGGGCGCCGTGGTCATGTGCCGGACCGAGCGGAGTACCACCCCGATCGACGCGGTGGCGGCGGAGGTCCGCGCCCTGCTGGAGCACGCCCTGCGGTCCGTCGGCCGGGAGTCCTGA
- a CDS encoding cobalt-precorrin-6A reductase, which translates to MTRHVLVLGGTTEARELAAALAARPGIRVTSSLAGRVSRPGSLDGDVRIGGFGGAEGLADWLREQRADAVVDATHPFATGITANAASATAATGLPLVVLRRPGWRAGAGDRWHEVASLEAAAELLPGLGRRVLLTTGRLGLAAFAHLDGPHFVVRSVEPPAPPMPSDVELVLARGPFTVADELTLLREHRIDVVVTKDSGGTATVAKLTAARELGLPVVVVRRPPLPTGVTAVPDVAAVLDRLGLRAP; encoded by the coding sequence GTGACCCGGCACGTCCTGGTGCTGGGCGGCACCACCGAGGCGCGTGAACTGGCCGCCGCCCTGGCCGCCCGCCCCGGAATCCGGGTGACCTCGTCGCTGGCGGGCCGGGTGTCCCGGCCGGGGTCGCTCGACGGGGACGTACGCATCGGCGGGTTCGGCGGGGCGGAGGGGCTCGCCGACTGGCTGCGCGAGCAGCGGGCGGACGCCGTCGTGGACGCCACGCATCCGTTCGCCACCGGCATCACGGCGAACGCGGCGAGCGCCACGGCGGCGACCGGTCTGCCGCTGGTGGTACTGCGCCGCCCGGGCTGGCGGGCAGGGGCCGGGGACCGCTGGCACGAGGTGGCGTCGCTGGAGGCGGCGGCCGAGCTGCTGCCCGGCCTGGGCCGACGGGTCCTGCTGACGACCGGCCGGCTCGGCCTCGCGGCCTTCGCCCACCTCGACGGGCCGCACTTCGTCGTACGGTCCGTGGAACCACCCGCACCTCCGATGCCGTCCGACGTGGAGCTGGTCCTGGCGCGGGGGCCGTTCACCGTCGCCGACGAGCTGACGCTGCTGCGGGAGCACCGGATCGACGTGGTGGTGACGAAGGACAGCGGGGGAACGGCGACGGTCGCGAAGCTGACGGCCGCGCGGGAACTCGGGCTGCCGGTGGTGGTCGTACGGCGCCCACCGCTGCCGACGGGCGTGACGGCCGTGCCGGACGTGGCGGCCGTCCTGGACCGCCTGGGGCTCAGGGCGCCGTGA
- the cobF gene encoding precorrin-6A synthase (deacetylating), which produces MREIHVIGIGAGDPDQLTLQAVRALRNTDVFFVLDKGEVKSDLTRLRHDMLDAHIPQGRYRVVEARDPERDRRAGGAAYSPAVGDWRSARADIYERLIAEELGEDESGAFLVWGDPALYDSTLGILQEVLARGTVAFTYDVVPGISSVSALVARHRTGLNRVARPVQITTGRRLAEGFPEGVDDVVVMLDAHQTFRQYAEEDVDIYWGAYIGTPDEILVSGPIAEAGPRIERLRAEARERKGWIMDTYLLRRNPDRE; this is translated from the coding sequence GTGCGAGAGATTCATGTCATCGGTATCGGCGCGGGCGACCCCGACCAGCTGACCCTTCAGGCGGTCAGAGCGCTGCGGAACACGGACGTGTTCTTCGTCCTGGACAAGGGCGAGGTGAAGAGCGACCTGACGCGGTTGCGCCACGACATGCTGGACGCGCACATACCGCAGGGCCGGTACCGGGTGGTCGAGGCCCGGGATCCGGAGCGGGACCGCCGGGCCGGCGGCGCGGCCTACTCCCCGGCCGTCGGCGACTGGCGCAGCGCCCGCGCCGACATCTACGAGCGGCTGATCGCCGAGGAGCTCGGCGAGGACGAGAGCGGCGCGTTCCTGGTGTGGGGCGATCCGGCGCTGTACGACAGCACGCTGGGCATCCTTCAGGAGGTGCTGGCCCGGGGCACGGTGGCCTTCACGTACGACGTCGTCCCGGGGATCAGCAGTGTCTCGGCGCTCGTCGCCCGGCATCGGACCGGGCTGAACCGGGTGGCCCGGCCCGTGCAGATCACCACCGGCCGCCGGCTCGCCGAGGGCTTCCCGGAGGGGGTGGACGACGTGGTGGTGATGCTGGACGCCCATCAGACCTTCCGGCAGTACGCCGAGGAGGACGTCGACATCTATTGGGGCGCGTACATAGGCACCCCGGACGAGATCCTCGTCTCCGGTCCGATCGCCGAGGCCGGCCCCCGCATCGAGCGGCTGCGTGCCGAGGCCCGCGAGCGCAAGGGCTGGATCATGGACACGTACCTGCTGCGCCGCAACCCGGATCGGGAGTAG
- a CDS encoding DUF309 domain-containing protein, which produces MDRLGSTGGTRGDRPTGARDRDGEGRARNARPRDGLGRPLPYGTAGVERQPEGVVRTPEETVAEAQALLDDGKPFHAHEVFEDAWKSGPESERALWRGLAQLAVGLTHAARGNLTGGARLLRRGAGAVEEWAAQAAGAGAGEGRPYGMDLAGLAGWARELADTVERTGAAVDAGDRAPRLR; this is translated from the coding sequence ATGGACCGTTTGGGCAGCACAGGAGGTACGCGCGGCGACCGGCCCACCGGTGCCCGGGACAGGGACGGCGAAGGGCGGGCGCGCAACGCCCGGCCGCGGGACGGGCTCGGCAGGCCCCTGCCGTACGGCACGGCCGGGGTGGAGCGGCAGCCCGAGGGGGTCGTCCGCACACCGGAGGAGACCGTCGCCGAGGCACAGGCCCTGCTGGACGACGGGAAGCCGTTCCACGCGCACGAGGTCTTCGAGGACGCGTGGAAGTCGGGCCCCGAGTCGGAGCGCGCCCTGTGGCGCGGGCTCGCCCAGCTCGCGGTGGGTCTGACGCACGCGGCCCGGGGGAACCTCACGGGCGGGGCGCGGCTGCTGCGGCGCGGCGCGGGGGCCGTGGAGGAGTGGGCGGCCCAGGCGGCCGGCGCGGGCGCGGGAGAGGGGCGGCCGTACGGGATGGATCTCGCGGGGCTGGCCGGCTGGGCTCGCGAACTGGCGGACACGGTGGAGCGGACCGGCGCGGCGGTGGACGCAGGCGACCGGGCGCCGCGGCTGCGCTGA
- a CDS encoding phosphotransferase family protein, whose amino-acid sequence MDLAAELRGFLPIHPAGLLTRPVDLVIARRLAGSLRAGGAPYGHPRGPRRTLSDLLVFRLDGDATPPVLVKHPRSARATASLAEECNAVRRLAHDESLGAWRLLLPVVEQCRLEGPLPLVVESCLPGIEGDVLLQRSPQLARPVTESALGAIRELHRATGRREEVTARLGDWVDPRLSVLAEEVRWCRRGEGAEAMTLLRDRLVRALAGRSLLVAWTHGDFHPGNVLLTRRHGDLCGVIDWAGALPDGPAMLDCHTFVLTMRHQLEGRQFGHVVADVVRRASLLPEDRRLLAEAGVLASDSEGETAFTLLTWLWHVAGNVAKSARYGRSHRWVADNVVSVLNEVCAQESP is encoded by the coding sequence ATGGACCTTGCAGCGGAGCTGCGCGGGTTCTTGCCGATACATCCCGCAGGTCTGCTGACCCGTCCGGTCGACCTCGTGATCGCCCGCCGGTTGGCAGGTTCCCTCCGTGCGGGCGGCGCCCCCTACGGTCACCCGCGTGGGCCTCGACGGACACTCTCCGATCTCCTGGTGTTCCGCCTCGACGGCGACGCCACGCCACCCGTCCTGGTCAAGCACCCCCGCAGCGCCCGTGCGACCGCATCGCTGGCCGAGGAATGCAACGCCGTACGGCGGCTGGCTCACGACGAAAGCCTCGGCGCGTGGCGGCTGCTGCTGCCCGTGGTGGAGCAGTGCCGACTGGAAGGACCGCTGCCGCTGGTGGTGGAAAGCTGCCTGCCCGGCATCGAGGGCGACGTGTTGCTGCAGCGTTCCCCTCAGCTGGCCCGCCCGGTCACGGAGTCCGCGCTCGGCGCGATCCGTGAGCTGCACCGGGCCACTGGCCGGAGGGAGGAGGTGACGGCCCGGCTGGGCGACTGGGTCGACCCCCGATTGAGCGTTCTCGCCGAAGAGGTCCGCTGGTGCCGCCGAGGCGAGGGCGCGGAAGCCATGACGTTGCTGCGCGACCGCCTGGTGCGCGCACTGGCCGGCCGCAGTCTGCTGGTGGCGTGGACACACGGCGACTTCCATCCCGGAAATGTGTTGCTGACGCGGCGGCACGGGGACTTGTGCGGGGTGATCGACTGGGCAGGCGCCCTCCCCGACGGCCCGGCCATGCTCGACTGCCACACCTTTGTGCTGACCATGCGGCACCAGCTCGAAGGGCGCCAGTTCGGACATGTCGTCGCCGATGTGGTGCGGCGCGCTTCCCTCTTGCCCGAGGACCGGCGACTGCTCGCCGAGGCAGGGGTGCTCGCTTCCGACTCCGAGGGCGAGACCGCGTTCACGTTGCTGACCTGGCTGTGGCACGTCGCGGGGAACGTGGCGAAATCGGCCCGCTACGGGCGCAGCCACCGTTGGGTCGCCGACAACGTCGTGTCCGTGCTCAACGAGGTGTGTGCGCAGGAGTCGCCATGA
- a CDS encoding GNAT family N-acetyltransferase: MSLRSASGVLSEPTPLQEKTVNAPAGLLIDTAAGPVHVTTPAPRDIWWELTGRDTDTHVTQTPTWLECLCATGPYRDASRLYEFEDGGQIVLPLVRRRQRPEQRLDAVESWPAAWGVGGPVSPGGVSSVQARAILDDLDQLPAFRVGIRFRPGDDDVWASAASAGFRTEPHMTQVLDLDGGFGTVWERRFHKRLRHEIRQAERSDAEVQVDRTGRFVPVFYDLYEQSIVRWARQQHEPLALARWRRTRAFPKSWLEAVVGAFGTSCTVWTAWRAGEPAAAIVVLRHGSHAKLWRAAMNRDLAHPVKANPLLYRLAIEDACAAGCRRFDMGESRPGSSLAAFKARFGADSFSSPRYYRERLPVSVAERGLRAAAKHLIRFQDA, from the coding sequence GTGAGTCTTCGTTCCGCTAGCGGCGTCCTTTCGGAACCCACTCCCCTGCAGGAGAAGACTGTGAACGCACCCGCTGGACTTCTGATCGACACCGCGGCCGGTCCGGTGCACGTCACCACCCCCGCCCCACGTGACATCTGGTGGGAGCTGACTGGCCGGGACACGGACACGCACGTCACCCAGACCCCCACCTGGCTCGAATGCCTGTGCGCCACGGGCCCGTACCGGGACGCCAGCCGGCTCTACGAATTCGAGGACGGCGGACAGATCGTGCTCCCGCTCGTCCGCCGTAGACAGCGCCCGGAACAGCGGTTGGACGCGGTCGAGTCCTGGCCCGCCGCCTGGGGTGTCGGCGGGCCGGTTTCTCCCGGCGGCGTCAGTTCGGTTCAGGCACGGGCGATCCTGGACGACCTCGACCAGCTACCGGCCTTCCGGGTCGGGATACGGTTCCGGCCGGGGGATGACGACGTGTGGGCGAGTGCCGCGTCGGCGGGTTTCCGGACGGAGCCTCATATGACACAGGTGTTGGATCTCGACGGCGGATTCGGCACCGTCTGGGAGCGCCGTTTCCATAAGCGCTTGCGCCACGAGATCCGACAGGCCGAACGCTCGGATGCAGAGGTGCAGGTCGACCGCACTGGCCGTTTCGTCCCTGTCTTCTACGACCTGTACGAGCAGTCGATCGTACGCTGGGCCCGGCAGCAGCACGAGCCGCTGGCGCTGGCCCGTTGGCGCAGGACGAGGGCTTTTCCGAAGAGTTGGCTCGAAGCGGTGGTTGGCGCGTTCGGCACCTCGTGCACGGTGTGGACGGCCTGGCGTGCGGGTGAGCCCGCCGCGGCGATCGTGGTGCTGCGCCATGGCTCCCACGCCAAGCTGTGGCGAGCGGCCATGAACCGAGATCTGGCACATCCAGTCAAAGCCAATCCCCTGCTCTACCGGCTGGCGATCGAGGACGCATGTGCCGCGGGCTGTCGACGGTTCGATATGGGAGAGTCCCGGCCCGGATCCTCCCTCGCCGCATTCAAGGCGCGCTTCGGAGCGGACAGCTTCTCGTCTCCCCGGTACTACCGTGAGCGGCTACCGGTCTCCGTGGCAGAGCGTGGCCTGCGAGCCGCCGCCAAACACTTGATCCGCTTCCAAGACGCCTGA